The Hordeum vulgare subsp. vulgare chromosome 7H, MorexV3_pseudomolecules_assembly, whole genome shotgun sequence DNA window gggggctcctccccATGAGCTGGCGGCGGATTCTGGCCGGGAGGGCCTCGGATGAGCTCACGCGGGTCCAGcgcgctggtgggaggagagagagagagggcagtggcggctagggttaggagggCACGGGAACCGAGGTGGAAGAAGGATTAGGGTCCACATTAGGAAGGGCGAgctgtttaaatagggaagggggctaggtttaccaTTTTTTGTCCCGGTTTCAACCGTACGATCGGAATTGAATGGTCTCGCAcgcggggacgggctaagtggccgtgtagagtaggctagccggagatgagagggaaaacgggcacccgacaacgcgatttaaaataccgaaacacgtacgacgaataaccgaagacggtgccgctacggtcgaccgttcgggtaccagacggactccggttgcgacgaaatttggcaggcggtctacctacatctaaataagactgcacgccaagtttcaacccaatcagagaaagttttatacgcacttttaaaaacaaggttttgacgatgccgcgggcgcgtgcgagtgtggtcgggctctacacggtcaacgacgaacatggagagaaccgacaactaataacggatgcaagttttgaaaactgacggtaacgggatgccgatgcaatgcggatgatgcgcatgatgatgcgacaaataaaataatcacacggcagcaacagaataaaaggggaatcttctggaacgtcggtctcgggctgtcacacaggtGGAAGTGAAAAATAAAGTCTCGCCAAGTGCGATCTCTAAGGCCATAAATAAAATGTCTAACTTTGCTAGATGCCACAGAGAACTGAAAGCGCCGATCACTCAAACGAAAAACCTTAAAGCCATGACCGAGAACACCAATGCAAGATTGAAGATCAAGGCCCACTGATTCCTCCGTGAGTGGGAACAAAGCAAATGAAAAACTGATCACCAAGAAGAACTCCTTCGAGAAACCCAGGGAAGAGAAGTGAACCGTCGAGTGAAAACGTGAACGCACATGAGCCTCCACCGTGAGGCTGGGAGTGAAGTCCCAATGGAGGAGACCCTCCATCGGATCACTTGGAAGGAGGATCTAGGTAGAAACCCTTCATTAGTACTGTTTTGGCCAAAATATAATGCAGATTTGCTTGTCTTTACATGAACCTTGCTTGTCTTTACATGAACCCAGCCGTTAAAGCTCCATAATATCATGAAGTCTTGATGTCCCTTCATCTGATGCCTATGAGACCTCTTCATCCGATTCCTATGAGAAAACTAGGCAGTCATTCGTGAATAGCAGATGGGATAACCATGGAGCATGTAAACCACCCTAAGACCACGAGCTAAATGCACAGTGCCTTTGAATTTTAGCATATTATTCCTCTGTAAACTAGTGTTGTATAAGATTTTTTTAGATCGCCAATTTACACAGGGACTACTACTTAGTCCTTCCGCACATAGAAGAAAGAGGATGGAACAAATCGGATATCAGTAGTGTATACCCCTAGTTGTTTTGAAGATATATGTGGAAACACCATTCACCCCGATCATTATATAAATAGATTCTACACTCTTCATCACCTTACTAATCCAAGCTTGCGCAAAGCCCAATTTTCCATCACTTTCCGGAGATAAAATCTAATCGGCATGGTCCTAAGCCTTCGTCATGTCAAGTTTAATTGCACACGCTTTtaacttctcctttttcctcttaagATAtggatacattcgtatgtagtaaaCATGTTGTACATTATGAGACGGTCCAGGACGAATGCAGTTTGTTCTTCCGAGATAATATCATTGAGTAGTGGCCTTAGCCACGGGGCCGAAAACTTCAAGGCTATCTTATAAAGCATGTTAGAAACTCCAATGGGCAGATATTTTGTTAAATCCCTCGGGCTCTAACTTTGGAGAATAACACAAtggagcaccatctcatctccccgAATCATATTTGGGGCCTTCAGTGCTAAAAACAGTGTATTTTGTATGTTGgtgcacactccatggctagaatGGGTGAGCACGTTTAACACTCTAACGGTAGTCTTAGTCTTCTCGCCTTTTTTTCCTCGTCGATCTTTTTCCTATCCTTTTTaggccattttttatttttctttctttcttgtttacttgtttcttttttttcaaattcacgaACCTTTTCCAAATTCTTCAACCTTTTTCTTAAACTCATGAAGTTTTTGTCTCAAACTTGGTGAACTTTTTCAAATTTCATAAACCTTTTGCTCAAATCTGTGACACATGTTTCCCTAAATATGTCTACCTTGTTCCTCAAATATGAATATATATTTTTCCAGTTTGTGAAGTTTTTTGTCTCAAATTTGTAACTTCTAAACAAAAATTGTGAACATTTCTTTTAAAAGTAATGAACTTTTCCCTCAAGTAGTTGATTTTTTCTAAAAGTTTTTTTTTCCAAATTCCACATTCGTGAActctttcaaattcatgaaccttTTGTCACAAAATTTTGAACTTCTTTCCTCAGATATGTGACCTTTTATGAATTTATGAACTTTTTGGTATTAAATTTGTAAACCTTTTTCCAATCCATGCACATTTCTTTCCAAATCATGAACTTCTTTTCTCAAAATTTTGAACTTTTAAAAAACGCATGAACGTATTTTCACATTCGTAAACTTTTTCAAATTTATGAACCTTTGGTCTAACATACGTGAAATTTTTCCTCTAATATTTGAACTTTTTTGTCTCAAAATTCTGAACTTTCTTCcaattcatgaacttttcttttcaaattttcgaacttttttcaaaatcatgaactTTTTACGCATTCTTGAACTTTATAAAATTCGTGAACCTATTGAATCAATTTCAGGAACTtttttcctcaaatatgtgactcCTTTCGAATTTGTgactttttttcaaattcatgaacttttttcacaTTCTTGAAGTTTATAAAATTCATTAACCTTTTGACTGAAATTCAGGATCTTTTTTCCACAAATATGTGAACTCTTTTTGAATTTGTGAATTTATTGCCTCAAATTTGTGATTTTGTTTTTCAAATTTATGAACTTTTCCCTCGGATTCATGAGCTTTTCAAATTTGTGTACTTTTTTCTCAATGTTTTGATATTTTTTCACGTTCGTgaactttttcaaattcatgaaccttTTGTCTCAAATTCACGAACTTTttttttctcaaatatgtgaacaTTTTTCGAATCTGTGAACCTCTTTGTCTTAAATTTGTGAACCTTTTCTAATTCATGAATATTTCTTTCCAAAGTCTTGAAGTTGTTTCTTAAAATTTTGAACATCTTCCAATTCATGATTTTTTCCACATTCGTGAACCTTTTCAAATTCAAGAACCTTTTTGTCTCAAATTCAGGTACggtttcctcaaatatgtgatttTTTTTGACTTTGTAAATTTGTTTTCATTTCGTGAACATTTCTTttcaaattcgtgaacttttcattacgggtttttgaattttttgcaAAGTCATGGTTTTTTTCATATTCTTGAaccttttcaaattcatgaaccttTTATCTCATATTCATGAACTTTTGTGCTGAAATATGTCACCCTTTTtggaattcatgaactttatttttCAAATTCTTGAACATTTCTTTGTCATATCtatgaaaattttcaaattcatgaacatttcgtCTCAATTTTTGAACTATTTTcaaatttatgaacttttttttgAATGCATGAACTTTTTCACTCATGAACTTTTTCTCAAATCGCTAACTTAGTGCAAATTTTGGGAACTTTTTCCAAGTTCCCtattttatcttcaaattttttgattttcttcctaattCGTGAACTTCTTAACTTTTCTCACATTCACGAACATTTTTCATTTCTGTGTTTTTTCCAATTTTTATAgacatttttcaaaatcatgttttttatcactagtttcaagaattCATTTTAAAATTTATGGAAGAGTATATGTTATACAAACCCAGCTAATGTTGGAAAAAAAAAACAGATTTATACGAACCTTAAGTCGgttcctactccctccgtccggagttTATATTTTTTAAACCGGAACCCACCTTAATTACTAGGTCGGTTGACCTGGCAATCCTACAGTACAAAGTCGTTCGAGCCGGAGCCGTCATGAATTCGTAACGGGGAGCGGCTTCAATTGGCCGTCCAACTCCAATCGAATCCCCACATCGTTTCTTGGCCTCAAGCCGCCGCCCTAGGCATCTCCCCGCACCGCCGCGCCGGCCGCCGACCGCCCGTGCGATGGGTTCTCGGTGCTGGTCCTGCGGCGAGGGCTTGGTGTCGCCGGACCCGGGCTCGGGCGCGCTCGTCTGCACCTCCTGCGGCCTCCAACACGAGGCCGGCGCCTCGGAGTTCTACAATCCGACAGCTTTCACCGAGGACGGCCAGCTCGATTTCCGGGCCGCCTCCCTCGTCCGCCACCTCTCCCAGTCCCCCTACCGCGACCTCAAGCTTGCCGCTGCCTCCAACGCCATCACCTCCATGGCCGTCCAACTTGGCCTCTCGCCCACCCGCGCCGAGGAGATCCTCACCATGGCCAAATCTGCCACCGCCGGGAACCTCGCCACCCCCGGCACCACCTTCCTCCcggccctcgccgccgcctgctcctACCTCGTCGCGCGATCCCACCGCCTCCCGCTCTCCCTCGCCGAGGCCGCCGAGGCCGCGTCCTGCACCACGGCCGCTCTCGGTGACCTCGTATCCCGCATCGCCTcccacctctccctccctcccctcccttcctTCGACTACCAGGCCGCGCTTGAACGCGCCGTGCTCGGCTCTTACAAGCTCACCACTGCCGCGGGTGATGAGAAGACGAGAGCGATTCTCTCCCAAGCCCGATTTCTCCTCCGCTGCTCCTCCAAGTGGTCGCTCACCACCGGGCGGCACCCGCTCCCACTTATCGCCGGCCTGATTGCCTTCGCCGCAGAGCTGAACGGGGTCGCTGATGTCTCTGTGGAAGACATTGCCCAGGAGATGTCGGCGGTCGTGCACACCAGCCGTCTCCGATACAAGGAGCTCGTTAAGGCGCTGGTGCATGTGGCGCAGAAGTTGCTTCCGTGGGGTGCCGACGTCAATGTGAAAAACCTGCTCCTGAACGCCCCAATGCTGCTCGGGCTCATGGAGATGCGGTCGCAGTCCGACCCATCGGAACTGTTTCTTGAGAGCTTCGCTCCGGACATCGCTGGCATTGTGCGGGTCTACTCGTCCGTTGATGAGGACGAGTCCAAGTATCTCCAGATTGTTCCCCTGGATGTTGATGATTTGGATTTCGAGAATTCTGGGAAAGAGGTCAAGGAATCAGGGGATTTGAAGATCTCAGAGGATTGCCTGTCAGATACTTACCAGAATGTCTTAAAGAGGCTCTCTAAGCTAAAGGAACTTGGGAAGGTAGGGAAAGCTGCTAGCCGAAGGAAGCAGCAGAGGATAGGGCTGGAGCTGGAACCATGGATGGGTTTGCTGGATGATGATCGGACCAAGCGCATGCCGCTTGAGGAGGTAGCAGATATTGACATTGGCTATGATGCACCTCCTCCGTCGTTTACTGTTGGATTGGAGCAGCAGAAACGGAGGAGAGCACGAATTGAAGCTGCCAAGTGTCGAATCGATGCAATTAGGAAGGCTCCGGCTGCACGTACTGCAAATATAATTGATTCACCGGCTGTTCATGGAAAGGAAGATGCTTGtccaccacaaaaaaatagtaggAAGAAGCTGGTTCGAAAGAGACGAAATGGCAGGgatcatcatatcatgcatggagaACATCCAGCGGAGATGTCAGACACTCCTGACTCTGGGAAGAAGAAACGGAAAACAGACCCATGTGATGGTATTGACTGGGAAGATTGCGTTATCGAACTCCTTATATTACATGGTGCAAATGAGGCAGAGATTGAACAAGGCCATTACAGAAGACTGTTGGAGTTGCATGTCTTC harbors:
- the LOC123411934 gene encoding plant-specific TFIIB-related protein PTF2 — its product is MGSRCWSCGEGLVSPDPGSGALVCTSCGLQHEAGASEFYNPTAFTEDGQLDFRAASLVRHLSQSPYRDLKLAAASNAITSMAVQLGLSPTRAEEILTMAKSATAGNLATPGTTFLPALAAACSYLVARSHRLPLSLAEAAEAASCTTAALGDLVSRIASHLSLPPLPSFDYQAALERAVLGSYKLTTAAGDEKTRAILSQARFLLRCSSKWSLTTGRHPLPLIAGLIAFAAELNGVADVSVEDIAQEMSAVVHTSRLRYKELVKALVHVAQKLLPWGADVNVKNLLLNAPMLLGLMEMRSQSDPSELFLESFAPDIAGIVRVYSSVDEDESKYLQIVPLDVDDLDFENSGKEVKESGDLKISEDCLSDTYQNVLKRLSKLKELGKVGKAASRRKQQRIGLELEPWMGLLDDDRTKRMPLEEVADIDIGYDAPPPSFTVGLEQQKRRRARIEAAKCRIDAIRKAPAARTANIIDSPAVHGKEDACPPQKNSRKKLVRKRRNGRDHHIMHGEHPAEMSDTPDSGKKKRKTDPCDGIDWEDCVIELLILHGANEAEIEQGHYRRLLELHVFSGISGDR